The Candidatus Woesearchaeota archaeon genome has a window encoding:
- a CDS encoding winged helix-turn-helix transcriptional regulator, with protein MKKIEFVYREVLYQFIEKKNKTLTQSELAKTLKISLSTVNLALKPLVKMNSVKVNQRNFDVIDAKKILYYWASTRNIEKDAIYKTRVEKPVRKIESEMPDTAVYAAYSAYRMKFGDVPADYSEVYVYGDEEIEKRFPKNINNPNLFVLKKDSAIDKYGKSSTTAQLFADLWNLREWYAKDFLKALEKRLNGILE; from the coding sequence GTGAAAAAGATCGAATTTGTCTACAGGGAAGTGCTCTACCAGTTTATAGAGAAGAAAAATAAGACATTGACGCAGTCCGAATTAGCTAAAACTTTAAAGATCTCATTAAGCACAGTGAATCTTGCATTAAAGCCATTAGTAAAGATGAATTCAGTAAAGGTGAACCAAAGGAATTTTGATGTTATTGATGCCAAGAAAATCCTCTATTATTGGGCAAGCACAAGGAACATAGAAAAAGACGCAATATATAAAACAAGGGTCGAAAAGCCTGTTAGGAAAATAGAGTCTGAAATGCCTGATACTGCCGTATACGCCGCATATTCCGCGTATAGAATGAAATTCGGGGATGTCCCTGCGGATTATTCAGAAGTTTATGTTTATGGCGATGAAGAAATTGAAAAAAGATTTCCGAAAAATATCAACAACCCCAACTTATTTGTGTTAAAAAAAGACAGCGCCATAGATAAATACGGCAAAAGCTCAACAACAGCCCAGTTATTTGCCGATTTGTGGAATTTAAGGGAATGGTATGCAAAGGATTTTTTAAAGGCCCTGGAGAAGCGATTAAATGGAATTTTGGAATAG
- a CDS encoding nucleotidyl transferase AbiEii/AbiGii toxin family protein gives MEINKAKLREFLLFIQEKTGTASLELIEKDFYLNVLLSKLNLEEYIFKGGTCLAKIYLDYFRFSEDLDFTFANQKLLENKSANQIKKLCKEKINELGKQLEAIGLNFVFDKADRKYVELGSNNKLVTFKIWYESVFTGAFSFIKLQINFLEKIKFEVKSMETLSLIKEGLRSEEKIYFQEFIVFYEKRELLAYDIREIAAEKIRSLVTRKAKKSRDALDLFFIYQRFKIKPEDLAKEAKEKIAFAIKYYEKYKESLILIKEKIGNIDFSYDEVKHLIVQNLKKEEFEDFAVRIRLFLQKILKEIEV, from the coding sequence ATGGAAATAAACAAAGCCAAGCTGAGGGAATTTCTGCTGTTTATCCAAGAGAAGACAGGGACAGCCTCTCTTGAGCTTATCGAAAAGGATTTTTACCTGAATGTGCTTTTATCAAAATTAAATCTGGAGGAGTATATTTTCAAAGGGGGAACTTGCCTGGCAAAAATCTACCTTGATTATTTCAGATTTTCGGAAGATTTGGATTTTACGTTTGCAAATCAAAAATTATTAGAGAACAAATCTGCAAACCAGATAAAGAAACTCTGCAAGGAGAAGATAAATGAGCTTGGAAAACAGCTTGAAGCTATTGGCTTAAATTTTGTTTTTGACAAGGCTGACCGAAAATATGTGGAGCTAGGGAGCAATAACAAACTTGTTACATTTAAAATTTGGTATGAGTCGGTTTTTACAGGCGCCTTTTCTTTTATAAAGCTGCAAATTAACTTTCTAGAAAAAATTAAGTTTGAAGTAAAATCAATGGAAACGCTCTCCTTGATAAAAGAGGGCCTAAGAAGCGAGGAAAAGATTTACTTTCAGGAGTTTATTGTTTTTTATGAAAAAAGGGAGCTTCTTGCTTATGATATCAGAGAGATTGCAGCAGAAAAGATACGCTCTTTAGTTACAAGAAAAGCCAAAAAATCAAGAGACGCTCTTGATCTTTTTTTTATTTATCAAAGATTTAAGATAAAACCGGAAGATTTGGCAAAAGAGGCAAAAGAAAAAATAGCTTTCGCAATCAAATATTATGAAAAATATAAGGAGAGCCTCATATTAATCAAGGAAAAAATCGGCAATATTGATTTTTCTTATGATGAAGTAAAGCACTTAATAGTTCAGAACTTGAAAAAAGAAGAGTTTGAAGATTTTGCAGTGAGAATCAGGCTATTTTTGCAAAAAATCCTTAAAGAAATTGAAGTGTAA
- a CDS encoding PDDEXK nuclease domain-containing protein — translation MGKEIEMKKEIEGYNDLVRDIRSILQKGLGRAYKAVDNIKVQTYWQVGDRIVREELTHKNRADYGQRVIDNLAKDLSFRRDELYRIVQFYKTYPIVVTVSQQLSWSHYVELIKIKGEERKFYEIQSVREGWSIRELRKKIKDNEYKQIKKKGQLTVKLPPQLPAPEDVFKDVYNWNFLELEKNHDEKQLEGALLNNIQKILLEFGHGFAFMGSQQKILIAGQWHKVDLVFYHRFLKCIVLVELKTEKFKPEFVGQANKYLTYFRENKLEDERDPIGLIICKEKNDEEVHYALGKLSKDIFVAEYKAYLPSEKEIKEKLKD, via the coding sequence ATGGGAAAAGAGATAGAAATGAAAAAGGAGATTGAGGGATATAATGATTTAGTCAGGGATATACGGTCTATCCTTCAAAAAGGACTCGGCAGAGCTTATAAAGCAGTCGATAATATTAAAGTACAAACATACTGGCAGGTGGGCGATAGGATTGTGAGAGAGGAATTAACGCATAAGAATAGGGCTGATTATGGACAAAGGGTAATTGACAATTTAGCTAAGGACCTTAGTTTTAGAAGAGACGAACTTTATAGAATAGTTCAATTTTATAAAACATACCCGATTGTCGTGACAGTGTCACAACAATTGAGCTGGTCACATTATGTAGAGTTAATAAAGATTAAAGGAGAAGAACGTAAATTTTATGAAATCCAGTCAGTAAGGGAAGGCTGGAGCATTAGAGAACTTAGGAAAAAAATAAAGGATAATGAATACAAGCAAATTAAGAAAAAAGGGCAATTAACTGTTAAATTGCCCCCACAATTACCTGCTCCTGAAGATGTATTTAAGGATGTTTACAATTGGAATTTTTTAGAGCTGGAAAAGAATCACGATGAAAAACAACTGGAAGGTGCCTTATTAAACAACATCCAAAAAATTCTTTTGGAATTCGGGCATGGTTTTGCGTTTATGGGCAGCCAACAAAAGATACTAATTGCTGGCCAATGGCATAAAGTTGATCTGGTTTTTTATCACAGATTTTTAAAATGCATTGTCTTAGTTGAATTAAAAACAGAAAAATTCAAGCCAGAGTTTGTAGGCCAAGCAAATAAATATTTAACTTATTTTAGGGAAAACAAGCTTGAGGACGAAAGAGATCCTATTGGCTTGATAATCTGCAAAGAGAAAAACGATGAAGAAGTTCATTACGCGTTAGGAAAGTTAAGCAAAGATATTTTTGTAGCTGAGTATAAGGCTTATTTGCCCTCTGAAAAAGAGATAAAAGAAAAGCTAAAAGACTAA
- a CDS encoding IMP dehydrogenase, which yields MGNKTEPVIISEKTSRTFGEYRFLINEEKTYEYTPGNINLRTPLTKFNNDKCEKALIELNTPVISAAMQAVTGIDMAVALSLEGGIGAIYCSQSIGNQAAMVGSVKRYKAGFQRNVVSISSTASVEEAKGLINKSGYSNIAVTQDGSSNSKFLGVINQNRLKDIAGDEKVSNVMILFTSDSLERIINNLIKTNSKDCTIEVIRAVRDYITYAKSGVSLEEANCILSESMVKFLPIIGKEDILESMVFSKDKERHTNYPFELADDDKRLLASAAINTRDYSERVPELVKAGVNILFIDASNGFSQYSRECLQFMQKHFPHIPIVAGNYITKEGFRHAVENGAWAVKIGMGGGSICITQEQKGTGRGQATALYEIAEERNKYLKETGIYIPLISDGGLVNAKDIAMAYAFGADSVMMGRWFARLKESPTEIEERGGHKLKPYWGEGSMRARNWQRYGQENFEEGVEGYVPFAGDLKSNLIGLMPKIKEAMCDTARKSILDMHKRPVTVEVPSFLSIREGRVHDIIPKDDGSFFSDRLGQYKNNEWSV from the coding sequence ATGGGGAATAAAACTGAACCGGTGATAATTAGCGAAAAGACTTCTAGAACTTTTGGGGAGTATAGGTTTTTGATAAATGAGGAAAAGACATACGAATATACTCCGGGAAATATTAATCTTCGTACACCCTTGACAAAATTCAATAACGATAAATGTGAGAAAGCTCTGATCGAGTTAAACACTCCTGTGATCTCTGCAGCAATGCAAGCCGTAACGGGGATTGATATGGCCGTGGCACTTTCATTGGAGGGCGGTATCGGAGCTATCTATTGCAGCCAATCTATAGGTAATCAAGCTGCGATGGTTGGAAGTGTTAAACGGTATAAAGCGGGTTTTCAAAGAAACGTTGTTTCAATATCGTCTACTGCATCAGTAGAAGAGGCCAAGGGTTTAATTAATAAATCCGGTTATTCGAATATTGCTGTAACACAAGATGGTTCTTCCAATTCAAAATTTTTGGGCGTAATAAATCAAAATAGGCTTAAAGATATTGCAGGAGATGAAAAAGTCAGCAATGTTATGATTCTTTTTACAAGTGATTCGCTTGAAAGAATAATCAACAACCTGATAAAAACAAATAGTAAAGACTGCACGATAGAAGTAATAAGAGCTGTCCGTGATTATATCACTTATGCAAAAAGCGGGGTTTCTTTGGAAGAAGCAAACTGCATTCTAAGTGAAAGCATGGTTAAATTTTTGCCAATAATTGGAAAAGAGGATATATTGGAATCAATGGTTTTTTCAAAAGATAAGGAAAGACATACAAACTACCCTTTTGAATTAGCAGATGACGACAAAAGGCTACTTGCATCAGCTGCGATAAACACACGCGATTATAGCGAAAGAGTACCTGAGTTAGTCAAAGCAGGAGTCAATATTCTTTTTATAGATGCTTCAAATGGATTTTCTCAATACAGCAGAGAATGTTTGCAATTTATGCAAAAGCATTTTCCGCATATTCCTATTGTTGCAGGCAATTATATAACAAAAGAAGGTTTTAGGCATGCTGTTGAAAATGGGGCATGGGCAGTTAAAATTGGAATGGGTGGCGGTTCTATATGTATCACTCAAGAGCAGAAAGGAACTGGAAGAGGGCAAGCAACCGCTTTATACGAGATAGCTGAAGAAAGAAATAAGTATTTAAAAGAGACTGGAATCTACATTCCGCTTATATCAGATGGAGGCCTGGTAAATGCGAAAGACATTGCTATGGCTTATGCATTCGGGGCAGATTCTGTCATGATGGGAAGATGGTTTGCAAGGTTAAAAGAAAGCCCTACTGAAATTGAAGAAAGAGGCGGACATAAGTTGAAACCTTATTGGGGGGAGGGTTCTATGAGGGCAAGAAACTGGCAAAGATACGGCCAAGAAAATTTTGAAGAGGGCGTTGAAGGATATGTTCCATTTGCAGGAGATCTTAAAAGCAATCTTATCGGACTAATGCCTAAAATAAAAGAAGCAATGTGCGATACAGCAAGGAAAAGCATACTGGATATGCACAAAAGGCCTGTTACGGTTGAGGTGCCTTCATTTCTTTCAATAAGAGAGGGAAGAGTTCATGATATAATACCAAAAGATGATGGCTCATTTTTTTCAGATAGATTGGGTCAATATAAAAACAATGAGTGGTCAGTTTAG
- a CDS encoding adenylosuccinate synthetase, with amino-acid sequence MPNTIVVGLQWGDEGKAKILDDLVQEAKQANDKKIWVVRFQGGPNAGHTNYILMPDGRLVKFVSHAAPIGVTSNSEIGIGPNVAFDPEKFIKEVEEARKLFGYNAGIHISERTGILFDYHRKLDAWQESLRTGNLKIGTTVSGIGPFYMDNANRATRITFAEYVSDNFHDTLAKVLEQKSHELVAARIPGLVTGKYLDTLIATHDPIRKELKECACELEYILREALEKGENIILEGAQGSMLDIDMGTKPTQTSSHLLATDPLAGLGLPRSAFRIYGVEKLYPTRVGEGVMPTLAEDNFGIETQKNAGEVGASTGRDRRVGYPDWVIIKYTAMLNDIDGIYLTRVDNVQDRDIKVCTAYEVNGKRTERVPSKLETATPIYSDKIYSWHLWDGPADLSKPEEVDKALHDKRADYVKEGSGSLPKSLKEYIIDHENYIKKPIIGMSIGPARGEIVKL; translated from the coding sequence ATGCCAAACACAATCGTCGTAGGACTGCAATGGGGGGATGAAGGAAAAGCAAAAATTCTGGATGATTTAGTCCAGGAAGCAAAACAGGCCAATGATAAAAAAATATGGGTTGTTAGATTTCAAGGCGGCCCAAATGCAGGCCATACGAATTACATTCTTATGCCTGATGGAAGACTTGTCAAATTTGTATCCCATGCTGCGCCAATCGGAGTAACTAGCAATTCAGAAATAGGAATAGGCCCCAATGTTGCTTTTGATCCTGAAAAATTCATAAAAGAGGTTGAAGAAGCAAGGAAATTATTTGGCTATAATGCCGGAATCCATATCTCTGAAAGAACAGGAATCTTATTTGACTATCACAGAAAGCTGGATGCCTGGCAGGAGAGCTTAAGAACTGGCAATTTAAAAATAGGAACAACAGTTTCAGGAATCGGTCCTTTCTATATGGACAATGCTAATAGGGCAACAAGAATAACATTTGCAGAGTATGTAAGTGACAACTTCCATGATACGTTAGCAAAAGTCCTGGAACAAAAAAGCCATGAGCTGGTAGCAGCAAGAATACCCGGCCTAGTAACTGGCAAATACCTTGATACGCTGATTGCAACACACGATCCCATAAGAAAAGAGTTAAAAGAATGTGCCTGCGAACTTGAATATATATTAAGGGAGGCATTGGAAAAAGGAGAAAATATAATCCTTGAAGGAGCTCAAGGATCAATGTTGGATATAGACATGGGAACTAAGCCAACTCAAACTTCTTCCCACCTTTTAGCTACAGATCCGCTGGCGGGTTTGGGATTGCCGAGAAGCGCATTCAGGATATATGGCGTTGAAAAGCTTTATCCTACAAGAGTTGGCGAAGGTGTCATGCCAACATTGGCAGAAGATAATTTTGGAATTGAAACCCAGAAAAATGCTGGAGAAGTAGGAGCTAGTACAGGAAGAGACAGAAGAGTCGGCTATCCGGATTGGGTCATAATAAAATATACCGCTATGCTTAATGATATAGACGGAATTTATTTAACAAGAGTTGATAATGTACAAGATAGAGACATAAAAGTTTGCACAGCCTATGAGGTCAACGGGAAAAGAACAGAAAGGGTTCCTTCAAAATTAGAAACAGCAACGCCAATTTACTCTGATAAAATTTATAGCTGGCATTTATGGGACGGTCCTGCTGATTTATCCAAGCCCGAAGAAGTTGACAAAGCGCTTCATGATAAAAGAGCAGATTATGTTAAAGAAGGAAGTGGGAGCCTTCCTAAAAGTCTAAAAGAATACATTATTGATCATGAAAATTACATCAAAAAACCCATTATCGGCATGTCGATAGGTCCGGCAAGAGGAGAGATAGTTAAACTATAA
- a CDS encoding nucleotidyltransferase domain-containing protein, translating into MSWKRAVKMKRNEIFSYIGDFLSVLYFKKDFLDKINNVILFGSVARGDFDKDSDIDLFIDVKDRIEVKNTEEIVDSTINEFEIKAREVWHIRNIKNPIKCVIGALKDEKWRELKKEIQSYGIVLYGSFKSGYENLESHSLFEYSLKDFKQKDRVAFLRELVGYKSRKKKKTYVHEGLIKKISGVKLENNNIIVPSKEAVVVQKFFTKKKVTPKITEIWVREK; encoded by the coding sequence ATGAGCTGGAAAAGAGCGGTAAAAATGAAGAGGAATGAAATATTTTCATACATTGGTGATTTTTTATCTGTTTTGTATTTTAAAAAGGATTTTTTAGATAAAATAAATAATGTCATATTGTTTGGTTCTGTCGCCAGAGGAGATTTTGATAAGGACAGCGATATTGATCTTTTCATTGATGTAAAAGACAGAATAGAAGTAAAAAACACGGAAGAGATTGTAGACTCGACAATAAACGAGTTCGAAATAAAAGCAAGGGAAGTCTGGCATATACGCAATATCAAAAACCCAATAAAATGCGTTATCGGGGCACTAAAGGACGAAAAGTGGAGGGAGCTTAAGAAAGAGATTCAGTCTTACGGCATTGTGCTTTATGGCAGCTTCAAAAGCGGTTATGAGAATCTTGAATCGCACAGCTTGTTCGAATACTCGCTTAAGGATTTCAAGCAGAAAGACAGGGTTGCTTTCTTGAGGGAGTTGGTAGGATATAAATCGAGGAAAAAGAAGAAAACATACGTTCATGAGGGTCTGATTAAAAAAATAAGCGGCGTAAAACTGGAAAATAACAACATAATAGTTCCGTCAAAAGAAGCCGTTGTTGTGCAAAAATTTTTTACAAAGAAGAAAGTAACACCCAAGATTACAGAGATTTGGGTCAGAGAAAAATGA
- a CDS encoding DUF4416 family protein yields MKIITTAHPAKLLIGIMFSDKKLYSNAMNDLKSRFGDIEAESKEYEFSKITDYYADEMGSRILKKFLVFKNKINKDDLAGIKLFTIEVENKYKRYKKRKVNIDPGCLTNDSLVLASFKKGTNYKEQISERVYAHKVLEFRKNEAIMFWHTFPDYREKKNQDFIKKIITSLI; encoded by the coding sequence ATGAAGATTATCACAACAGCCCATCCGGCAAAGCTTCTCATCGGCATCATGTTCTCGGATAAGAAGCTCTATAGCAATGCCATGAATGATCTAAAATCCAGATTCGGCGATATTGAAGCTGAAAGCAAGGAATATGAATTCTCAAAGATAACTGATTATTACGCAGATGAAATGGGCAGCAGGATTTTAAAAAAATTTTTAGTTTTTAAGAATAAAATAAATAAAGATGATCTGGCAGGAATAAAATTATTCACAATAGAAGTAGAAAACAAATATAAGAGATACAAAAAAAGAAAAGTAAACATTGATCCGGGCTGCCTGACAAATGATTCCCTAGTCCTGGCTTCTTTCAAGAAAGGCACAAATTACAAGGAGCAGATAAGCGAGAGGGTTTATGCGCACAAAGTGCTGGAATTCAGGAAAAATGAAGCAATCATGTTTTGGCATACGTTTCCGGATTATAGGGAGAAAAAGAATCAGGATTTTATCAAGAAGATAATCACATCTTTAATATGA
- a CDS encoding GGDEF domain-containing protein, which yields MDKDTDDRLSVIIGEYEKLKRDQKPIGYDDVLKWQKQLNSNFDLLRLCQTIKNDALIGDIHPILERGLEGYIIGKEKEASNEIEESTTTDELTGLTNVKGYNSGIERCIKRANREGYKALGKYVALVFIDINRFKEEANDKYDHKFGDDVLKYVAGALKEYTRDTDLKARVGGDEFILVFDPFNMQNPNDFLMNLTAKINSYVQKKIGLEHPDKQAAVSVSLGMSFYEKDAENKEELKDHGDKAMYYAKTNPAKTEKGILNFHFFDPSINYVEKKDRKGRV from the coding sequence ATGGATAAAGATACAGACGACAGGTTAAGTGTAATAATCGGGGAATATGAAAAATTAAAGAGAGATCAGAAGCCTATAGGCTATGATGATGTTTTAAAGTGGCAGAAGCAATTAAACAGCAATTTTGATTTACTCAGACTGTGCCAAACAATAAAAAATGACGCTCTTATAGGAGATATTCATCCAATTCTGGAAAGAGGGCTGGAAGGCTATATCATAGGTAAAGAAAAGGAAGCCTCAAATGAAATAGAGGAATCAACTACAACTGATGAGCTTACAGGATTGACAAATGTAAAAGGGTATAACAGCGGCATTGAGAGGTGCATAAAGAGAGCAAATAGAGAAGGATACAAAGCATTGGGCAAGTATGTTGCATTGGTGTTTATTGATATAAATAGATTTAAAGAAGAAGCAAATGACAAATATGACCATAAATTCGGCGATGATGTGCTAAAATACGTTGCTGGCGCACTTAAAGAATATACGAGGGATACAGATTTGAAGGCAAGAGTGGGCGGCGATGAATTTATACTTGTATTTGATCCCTTTAATATGCAAAACCCAAATGATTTTCTGATGAACCTGACCGCCAAGATCAACAGTTATGTGCAGAAGAAGATTGGGCTTGAACACCCAGATAAGCAAGCAGCAGTTAGCGTCAGCTTGGGAATGTCATTCTACGAAAAAGATGCCGAGAATAAGGAAGAGCTTAAAGATCATGGTGATAAAGCAATGTACTATGCAAAAACCAACCCTGCCAAGACTGAAAAAGGCATACTTAATTTCCACTTTTTCGATCCAAGCATAAATTATGTTGAAAAGAAAGATAGAAAAGGCCGTGTTTAA
- a CDS encoding PHP domain-containing protein encodes MLIKARVDFKKPNLKALKRKKFTVADMHVHSRYSDGVNKIKRIMNRAKKLGIGIAITDHNEIRGSIEAHKSRKVFVIPGIETSSSEGIHALFYFYTIKELKNFYNSIVLPNKVKRDFFLRISLRDIVKASSKFKCIMAIAHPYAPGWTAMFNKIHSKIVNKNLINCFHAVEVLSACNLRKRNLRALDLAERIKKPITAGSDAHTLMEIGKAVTYVKKEQGLNGFLNSILNNTNFVVGKERRFLPNAASQTLKVRKHLRKPYVLLKRGVRYFRAISRR; translated from the coding sequence ATGCTGATAAAGGCAAGAGTTGACTTCAAAAAGCCCAATTTGAAGGCGCTGAAAAGAAAGAAATTCACAGTTGCTGACATGCATGTTCATTCAAGGTATTCTGACGGCGTTAATAAGATAAAGCGCATAATGAACAGGGCCAAAAAGCTTGGAATTGGCATAGCGATAACAGACCATAATGAAATCAGGGGTTCGATAGAAGCCCATAAAAGCAGAAAAGTTTTTGTTATTCCTGGCATTGAAACAAGCTCAAGTGAGGGGATCCATGCATTATTTTATTTTTACACAATAAAAGAGCTTAAGAATTTTTATAACAGCATTGTTCTCCCAAACAAAGTAAAGAGAGACTTCTTTTTGAGAATAAGCTTAAGAGACATCGTAAAGGCATCTTCTAAGTTCAAGTGCATAATGGCAATTGCGCATCCTTATGCCCCTGGCTGGACAGCGATGTTCAATAAGATTCACAGCAAAATCGTAAATAAAAATCTGATAAACTGCTTTCATGCAGTTGAAGTTTTATCTGCCTGTAATCTAAGGAAAAGAAACTTAAGGGCATTAGACCTGGCTGAGAGAATAAAAAAGCCCATAACTGCAGGATCAGACGCCCACACATTAATGGAAATAGGAAAAGCAGTCACTTATGTAAAAAAAGAGCAAGGTTTAAATGGGTTCTTAAATTCTATTCTAAATAACACCAACTTTGTTGTTGGAAAGGAAAGAAGATTTTTGCCTAATGCCGCCTCGCAGACACTTAAAGTAAGGAAACATTTAAGAAAGCCGTATGTTCTGCTTAAAAGAGGAGTACGGTATTTCAGGGCAATTTCAAGAAGATAG
- a CDS encoding thymidylate synthase: MKLVTIGYDNFLKKDVKKINFESKDLPKVQLFNTADVIAGNPNSNIAIAFVYNWKTDVAPENIRNLFQRLSNYAALTGYWRTTNGARYAFANILSNPNINKLLLLVFESEDNGHLLVDALRNFWKNGINDNNVIISSKAPNPKFEQVPKEALERIRQQADLLILKNIKNNYNEIESLLKELIQEPENAISLNEFQKLNLEFHSNTIKNDMFYDDGARFEEPFILDLSSSAQNVKFEQKNLIASVGQSVQANNLKDALENTVAFILKNGSTILDQRNIITIECRSIAITILCPLEKIPDNFSKEYLDKYLDEFLNGRGEKLDEFVYTYHERIFKKWGNQPEKIIALLKQNPNTRRALITLWDPNDDLGNESPPCLDFIWAVIRDNALEFHVVYRSHHIATVTEDGKLLPGEGAFVPNIYAIASLQQNMAKALNIKSGPLVLTDFSGHLYVSRIR, encoded by the coding sequence ATGAAACTAGTCACAATCGGCTATGACAATTTCCTGAAAAAAGATGTAAAAAAAATAAACTTTGAAAGCAAGGATCTCCCTAAAGTCCAGCTCTTCAACACAGCCGACGTAATAGCAGGCAATCCTAATTCTAACATTGCAATAGCATTTGTTTACAACTGGAAAACAGATGTTGCCCCTGAAAATATAAGAAATTTGTTTCAAAGGCTCTCAAATTATGCTGCGCTGACTGGCTACTGGCGCACTACAAATGGGGCAAGGTATGCATTTGCAAATATCCTTTCAAACCCGAACATAAACAAGCTTCTATTGCTTGTTTTTGAAAGCGAAGATAATGGCCATCTCTTAGTCGATGCCTTGAGAAACTTCTGGAAAAACGGCATTAATGACAACAATGTTATAATCAGCTCAAAAGCGCCGAATCCAAAATTCGAGCAGGTGCCGAAAGAAGCATTGGAAAGAATAAGGCAGCAGGCAGATTTACTGATTTTAAAGAATATAAAAAATAATTATAATGAAATTGAATCCTTATTGAAGGAATTAATCCAAGAGCCGGAAAATGCAATCAGCTTAAATGAATTTCAAAAATTAAATCTTGAATTCCACTCAAACACTATAAAAAACGATATGTTTTATGACGATGGAGCAAGGTTTGAAGAGCCTTTTATTCTGGATCTTTCAAGCTCTGCCCAGAATGTCAAGTTTGAGCAGAAAAACCTCATTGCATCTGTAGGCCAGTCAGTGCAAGCCAATAACCTTAAAGATGCCTTGGAAAACACAGTGGCGTTTATCTTAAAAAACGGCTCTACAATACTCGATCAAAGAAACATCATAACAATTGAATGCAGGTCAATAGCAATAACCATTTTATGCCCTCTTGAAAAAATCCCGGATAATTTTTCAAAAGAATACCTGGACAAATACCTTGATGAATTCCTCAATGGCAGGGGAGAAAAACTCGACGAATTCGTCTATACATACCATGAGAGGATTTTTAAAAAATGGGGCAACCAGCCTGAAAAAATCATTGCTCTGCTAAAGCAAAATCCGAATACAAGAAGGGCATTAATAACATTGTGGGATCCGAATGATGATCTGGGAAATGAAAGCCCTCCGTGCCTTGACTTCATATGGGCTGTTATAAGGGACAATGCTTTGGAATTCCATGTCGTCTATAGAAGCCACCATATTGCAACTGTCACAGAAGATGGAAAATTATTGCCCGGAGAGGGCGCTTTTGTCCCGAATATTTATGCAATTGCTTCACTGCAGCAGAATATGGCAAAAGCTTTAAATATCAAATCTGGTCCATTGGTTTTGACAGACTTCAGCGGCCATTTGTATGTGAGCAGAATAAGGTAA
- the tmk gene encoding dTMP kinase, translating to MQKGIFIVFDGMDGTGKSTNLYKSAEYIFEKTKQYTHLLLTREPTYSPYGQELRKMLREEKDPLKNAKMCFELFIKDRKHHVDNMIAPALKSGQIVLMDRYKYSNIAFQQTQGIDKKELIEANAKFIVPDLIIILDLDPEASLARIKNRSETEKFENLEFMKKLRHNFLNLKKDLPNENIVIIDASKSREEVFNEIKKELDKVLPY from the coding sequence ATGCAAAAAGGAATCTTCATTGTTTTCGACGGAATGGATGGAACTGGCAAAAGCACCAATTTGTACAAGTCAGCAGAATACATCTTCGAAAAAACAAAGCAGTACACTCATTTATTATTGACAAGAGAGCCGACTTATTCCCCTTATGGGCAGGAATTAAGGAAAATGCTTCGTGAGGAAAAAGATCCGCTAAAGAATGCCAAGATGTGCTTTGAGCTTTTCATAAAAGACAGGAAGCACCACGTTGATAATATGATCGCCCCGGCACTTAAATCAGGCCAGATTGTTCTTATGGACAGGTATAAATATTCAAACATTGCATTCCAGCAGACTCAGGGGATAGATAAAAAAGAGCTGATCGAGGCAAATGCAAAGTTCATAGTTCCTGATTTAATTATAATCCTGGATCTGGACCCTGAAGCTTCATTGGCCAGGATAAAAAACAGAAGCGAAACAGAGAAATTCGAAAATCTTGAATTCATGAAAAAGCTGAGGCATAATTTTTTGAATTTAAAGAAAGATCTTCCAAACGAGAACATTGTAATAATAGACGCTTCTAAGTCAAGGGAAGAAGTTTTCAATGAGATAAAAAAGGAACTGGATAAAGTATTGCCTTATTAA